A stretch of the Deinococcus aquaedulcis genome encodes the following:
- a CDS encoding tetratricopeptide repeat protein — translation MTQLPRQEDRRVLPRWRETATAVQLGEANSLNAAPPKEAQRVRAQASVRLLELQTAFALHPSVGRAAELTGAATLLRQIEGAQAAAAFLLRHPHDTTARVLQAARHILGQPLAGLRSLPTANLDELAPDDMHSEVRRLRANLNAFGRDPLAHVDLARMYAALGATRKAERHLRVAVGLAPHHRLVLRAAVRFYVHVQAPDEAVDLLRRQPRTPHDPWLMAAEISAAMVAGLVPRSIKRAREVLDRREFRPHHISELAAALGTLELQDAKPKTVRRRLQQALEQPTENALAQVQWAAPQVRLDLDERQWPDVPRNFEAAGWASYEAQQFQAARAAYLAWFQDEPFSAEPAILAGYLSHLLDPTPSRAIDLTRMALAASPDEDLLLNNMAFYLAEAGQLDLAQQYLARTQPLPPDTELGLTLSATQGLIAFRRGNEELGRARYEQAIAAARARSLWEYETLATLYYSRELARIQDPSAPERLMRARLMAEKIAEPGLVLTAQRAMADVLAFSEA, via the coding sequence GTGACCCAGTTGCCGCGGCAGGAAGACCGGCGCGTCCTTCCGCGCTGGCGGGAGACCGCCACCGCCGTCCAGCTGGGCGAAGCCAACAGCCTGAACGCTGCGCCGCCCAAGGAAGCGCAGCGTGTCCGGGCGCAGGCCAGCGTCCGCCTGTTGGAGTTACAGACGGCATTTGCCCTACACCCTTCCGTGGGGCGGGCCGCTGAACTCACCGGCGCGGCCACCCTCCTGCGCCAGATTGAGGGCGCGCAGGCCGCCGCCGCCTTTTTGCTGCGCCACCCTCACGACACCACAGCGCGGGTCTTGCAGGCCGCCCGGCACATCCTGGGCCAGCCGTTGGCCGGGTTGCGTTCCCTCCCCACAGCCAACCTGGATGAACTGGCTCCAGACGACATGCACAGTGAAGTGCGCCGGCTGCGCGCGAACCTGAACGCGTTTGGCCGCGACCCACTGGCCCACGTGGACCTGGCCCGCATGTACGCCGCCCTGGGCGCGACCCGCAAGGCCGAGCGGCACCTGCGGGTCGCCGTGGGCCTGGCGCCGCACCACCGGCTGGTGCTCCGGGCGGCCGTGCGGTTTTACGTGCACGTTCAGGCGCCAGACGAAGCGGTTGATCTGCTCCGGCGTCAACCTCGTACCCCCCACGACCCCTGGCTGATGGCCGCCGAGATCAGCGCTGCCATGGTGGCGGGCCTGGTGCCCCGAAGCATCAAACGGGCGCGCGAAGTGCTGGACCGCCGGGAATTTCGGCCCCACCACATCAGTGAGCTGGCCGCGGCCCTCGGCACCCTGGAACTCCAGGACGCCAAACCCAAAACCGTGCGGCGGCGGCTCCAACAAGCGCTGGAGCAACCCACCGAGAACGCCCTGGCGCAGGTGCAGTGGGCGGCCCCTCAAGTGCGTCTGGACCTGGATGAGCGCCAGTGGCCCGACGTGCCGCGCAACTTTGAGGCGGCCGGATGGGCCAGCTATGAAGCCCAGCAGTTTCAGGCGGCGCGCGCCGCTTACCTCGCATGGTTCCAGGATGAACCGTTTTCCGCAGAACCCGCGATCCTGGCGGGGTATCTCTCGCACCTGCTTGATCCCACCCCCAGCCGGGCCATTGACCTCACGCGCATGGCGCTGGCCGCCTCTCCGGACGAGGACCTGCTGCTGAACAACATGGCCTTCTACCTCGCTGAAGCCGGGCAGCTCGACCTGGCCCAGCAGTACCTCGCGCGGACCCAGCCGCTGCCCCCTGACACGGAACTGGGCCTCACGCTCAGCGCCACCCAGGGCCTGATCGCATTTCGCCGTGGCAACGAAGAACTGGGGCGCGCGCGCTATGAACAGGCCATCGCGGCGGCGCGTGCCCGGTCGCTGTGGGAATACGAAACGCTCGCCACGCTGTACTACAGCCGGGAACTGGCCCGCATTCAGGATCCATCTGCCCCGGAACGGCTGATGCGGGCGCGCCTCATGGCAGAAAAGATTGCGGAGCCTGGGCTGGTGCTGACCGCTCAGCGCGCCATGGCCGACGTGCTGGCCTTCAGTGAGGCGTAA
- a CDS encoding protein kinase domain-containing protein: MAHPPPRAPHTHPAHFLAGLTLASGWDVLTPLGTAAPVHEGQHSVGYFVRHRDGREGFLKAIDLSDVYQAPNVMLELQLVSAQFNFEVKLLDICRDLRMHRVVRAMDHGEERLPGSIVPVPYIVFDRAAGDIRDHLAMTTIDSVWLLHCVHHVTVGLQQLHGARYAHNDLKPANVLVFPGDGWKIGDLGRAVDARGTSPHHEHLFSGTMEYAPPEVLYFAPSTEVWRERKWADLYMLGGLVTFLFTHQHFNTYLYAELDEPLQPIIFCGEWEGSFADLVPHLLSAFGRAMQAVERDLLARVGPELTPDLARCIRELCFPEPARRGHPSNVGTLDPTGVQRYVSLFDRLRQRALLAQRRAR; encoded by the coding sequence ATGGCCCACCCCCCGCCACGCGCGCCACACACCCACCCCGCCCACTTCCTGGCCGGCCTGACCCTGGCCAGCGGCTGGGACGTGCTGACGCCCCTGGGCACCGCGGCGCCCGTTCATGAAGGGCAGCATTCGGTCGGCTACTTCGTGCGGCACCGCGACGGGCGCGAAGGGTTCCTGAAAGCCATTGACCTGTCTGACGTCTACCAGGCCCCCAACGTCATGCTCGAGCTGCAACTCGTGTCCGCGCAGTTCAATTTCGAAGTCAAACTGCTCGACATTTGCCGGGACCTGCGCATGCACCGCGTCGTGCGGGCGATGGATCACGGCGAGGAGCGGCTGCCTGGCAGCATCGTCCCGGTGCCCTACATCGTGTTTGACCGCGCGGCCGGGGACATCCGCGACCACTTGGCCATGACGACCATCGATTCGGTCTGGCTGCTGCACTGCGTTCACCACGTCACGGTGGGGCTGCAGCAGTTGCACGGGGCCCGGTACGCCCACAATGACCTGAAACCCGCCAACGTCCTGGTGTTTCCCGGGGACGGCTGGAAGATTGGCGACCTGGGCCGGGCCGTGGACGCCCGCGGCACCTCCCCCCACCACGAGCATCTGTTCTCCGGCACCATGGAGTACGCCCCGCCCGAAGTGCTGTATTTCGCGCCGTCCACCGAAGTCTGGCGGGAGCGCAAATGGGCTGACCTCTACATGCTGGGCGGGCTGGTCACCTTCCTGTTTACCCATCAGCACTTCAATACGTATTTGTACGCTGAGCTGGACGAGCCCCTTCAGCCCATCATCTTCTGCGGGGAGTGGGAAGGCAGCTTTGCGGATCTGGTGCCGCACCTGCTGAGCGCCTTTGGCCGGGCGATGCAGGCGGTCGAGCGTGATCTGCTGGCCCGGGTCGGGCCGGAGCTGACTCCCGACCTGGCCCGCTGTATCCGGGAACTCTGCTTTCCAGAGCCTGCCCGGCGCGGGCACCCGAGCAACGTCGGCACCCTTGACCCCACGGGCGTGCAGCGGTACGTGAGTCTGTTTGACCGGCTGCGGCAGCGGGCCCTGCTGGCCCAGCGGCGTGCGCGGTGA
- a CDS encoding flavin-containing monooxygenase, translated as MRVPPDDQSAAPLDVLVIGGGQAGLAAGYHLQRAGRTFCILDANARTGDSWRARYDSLVLFTPAKRSALPGLPFPGDPEHYPTKDEVADYLHAYVQAFELPVAHASPVLHLQATPTGFTADTPQGHWTARAVVVATGPFQTPHTPAFARTLAPDVVQLHSSAYRRPTDLPPGRVVVVGSGNSGAQIAQELSRTHTVTVAQGRPQPALPQRLLGRDIFDGLSALGLLEVKAASPLGRVLQRRDPVIGTNLRYLSRTRQLRLAPRIVGTAGRALITEDGGHLETESVLWATGFRPNYRWLAVDVLNDQGQPMHDGGVTRVPGVFFLGLPWQRTRNSALLGGVGQDAQRLIDRHLL; from the coding sequence ATGCGTGTGCCTCCTGATGACCAGTCTGCCGCACCCCTCGACGTCCTCGTGATTGGTGGGGGCCAGGCGGGCCTCGCGGCCGGCTACCACCTCCAGCGCGCCGGGCGGACTTTCTGCATCCTCGATGCCAACGCCCGCACCGGCGACAGCTGGCGCGCGCGCTACGACTCCCTCGTGCTGTTCACCCCGGCCAAACGCAGCGCCCTGCCGGGGTTGCCCTTCCCCGGCGACCCTGAGCACTACCCCACCAAGGACGAGGTGGCCGACTACCTGCACGCTTACGTCCAGGCGTTTGAGCTTCCAGTCGCGCACGCGTCCCCCGTCCTGCACCTCCAGGCCACACCCACCGGATTCACCGCTGACACGCCGCAGGGCCACTGGACGGCCCGCGCGGTCGTGGTGGCCACTGGCCCCTTCCAGACGCCGCACACGCCTGCCTTCGCCCGCACCCTCGCACCCGACGTGGTCCAGTTGCACAGCAGCGCGTACCGGCGGCCCACCGACCTGCCCCCCGGCCGCGTGGTGGTGGTGGGTTCCGGCAACTCCGGCGCCCAAATTGCCCAGGAACTCAGCCGCACCCACACGGTCACGGTCGCGCAGGGCCGCCCTCAGCCCGCCCTGCCCCAGCGCCTGCTCGGGCGCGACATCTTTGATGGGCTCAGCGCCCTGGGCCTGCTGGAGGTCAAGGCCGCTTCACCCCTCGGCCGCGTCTTGCAGCGCCGGGACCCTGTGATTGGCACGAACCTCAGGTACCTAAGCCGGACCAGGCAGCTCCGGCTCGCGCCGCGGATCGTGGGCACGGCCGGCCGGGCGCTCATCACCGAGGACGGAGGGCACCTGGAAACCGAGAGCGTACTCTGGGCCACCGGCTTCCGCCCGAACTACCGCTGGCTGGCGGTGGACGTGCTCAATGACCAGGGCCAGCCCATGCACGACGGCGGTGTCACCCGCGTTCCAGGCGTCTTCTTCCTGGGCCTTCCCTGGCAACGCACGCGGAATTCCGCTCTGCTGGGCGGGGTTGGGCAGGACGCCCAGCGGCTGATTGACCGCCACCTCCTGTAA
- the parS gene encoding type II RES/Xre toxin-antitoxin system antitoxin, with amino-acid sequence MTQTFTPTRTPPVLPGTALLGLKATTLLDLGEAVHAGLSPATVERLGTHLGLSLAETLSLLKLSSSTYHRYRRTGRALSADVSTHLYHLARVTEAAERYFEHKDAAHVWLQTPRATFGHRTPLQFALPPEGAEYVTTVLSRLEHGVYT; translated from the coding sequence ATGACCCAGACGTTTACGCCCACCCGCACCCCCCCTGTCCTGCCCGGAACCGCACTGCTCGGGCTGAAGGCCACCACCCTCCTGGATCTTGGTGAAGCGGTGCATGCTGGCTTGAGTCCAGCCACTGTCGAGCGGCTGGGCACGCACCTCGGGTTGAGCCTGGCCGAGACCCTGTCACTGCTGAAACTGAGCAGCAGTACGTACCACCGCTACCGGCGCACCGGCCGCGCACTCAGCGCGGACGTCAGCACGCACCTGTACCACCTGGCCCGGGTGACGGAAGCTGCGGAGCGGTACTTCGAGCACAAGGACGCCGCCCACGTCTGGTTGCAGACGCCGCGCGCCACCTTTGGCCACCGCACCCCCCTTCAGTTTGCCCTTCCGCCCGAAGGCGCCGAGTACGTGACGACCGTGCTGAGCAGGCTTGAGCACGGCGTCTACACGTGA
- a CDS encoding RES family NAD+ phosphorylase translates to MTLTLHRVSKLQYATQPLLTDHGFGAAKFGGRWNSADRALEFDRRIIYASDTLGQALLEVIVQVGSGALHRVPHGHVTLAVDPDAIAELPASALPPNWNDPPLSPATQIIGDEWYDLGSSPVLRVPSVILPLTVYGPGQANYLINAGHPNIRTAVQLVILSFYSKRPSSAAPSCVPVFAA, encoded by the coding sequence GTGACCCTGACCCTCCACCGCGTCAGTAAACTGCAGTACGCCACCCAACCCCTCCTCACCGACCATGGCTTCGGCGCCGCAAAGTTTGGCGGTCGCTGGAACAGTGCCGATCGCGCGCTCGAGTTTGACCGCCGCATCATCTACGCCAGTGACACCCTGGGGCAAGCCCTGCTGGAGGTGATTGTTCAAGTGGGCAGCGGCGCGCTGCACCGGGTGCCCCACGGGCATGTCACGCTCGCGGTGGATCCAGATGCCATCGCCGAATTGCCCGCCTCGGCGCTGCCTCCCAACTGGAACGACCCTCCCCTGAGCCCAGCCACCCAAATCATTGGAGACGAGTGGTATGACCTGGGCAGTTCACCCGTCCTGCGCGTCCCGTCTGTGATTCTGCCGCTGACGGTGTATGGCCCTGGACAGGCCAATTACCTGATCAATGCGGGTCATCCCAATATCCGCACGGCGGTTCAACTGGTGATTCTGTCGTTTTATTCCAAGAGGCCAAGTTCGGCGGCTCCAAGTTGTGTGCCGGTCTTTGCGGCATAG